The sequence TGCGCCTCCAGCATATTTCGAAACGAATACAATTGAGACCGTTTGGATAAAGGAGAATCCGAAAGCGCAACTTTCATCAGTTGATCTCCGTATGAAGTAAGCTCATCTACCTTGTTTTCATACACAAAGTTTCGAACGAACGTTGTAAACAACAAACTTAAAATCAAAAAGGCAGTCAAAACGATAATTAAGTGACTCCCAAAGATTTGATAGAAATATTTATTACGCATCCTCTACCACCGATTCGTCAAACTTGTACCCTACACCCCAAACAGTATGAATAAATGGTCGATTAGAAAGGGCTATTTTTTTTCGTAACCGTTTGACGTGTACATCGACTGTACGCTCATCGCCATAATATTGATATCCCCACACACGTTCAAGAAGTTGATCTCGCGTAAACACTTTTTTCGGGTGCGTAATAAATTCTTGTAACAACTCGAATTCCTTCGGTGTCACATGTGTGACTTTTTCACCATTAAGCCATACTTCTCGTGTATCTTGATTCAATTTAAAAAATTGCGTCTCCACTACTTTTTCTACTGGTTCTTCTTTTGTTTGATAGCGTCGTGTGACAGCTTTAATCCGTGCCATAAGTGTTAGAGGACTAAACGGTTTTGTTACATAGTCATCCGCTCCCATTTCAAGTCCTAACACTTGATCGGACTCACTATCCTTTGCCGTTAACATAATAATCGGAACCGAACTTTTTTCCCGTATTTTTCGGCAAATACTCACTCCGTCCATCCCTGGAAGCATCCAGTCTAAAATAACTAAATCCCATTCGTCACGATCAAACGCTTCTAACGCTTTTAAACCATCATGAATAAATGTTCCTTCGTACTGTTCCTTTTGGAAAAACATCTCAAGCATGGAACAAACACTTTCATTATCTTCAACAATTAGTATTTTCAAAGGATTCACCTCGATACTCGTTTTCTCTCCTTATAGATTAATCGAAAATGATTGAAAAACAAATCATTTTCACCATTGTTCCCAATCGTTTCATACTTTTTCATACTTTCACACATGTTTCGTCATAAATTGTTCATATTTTTCCATTAGCCTAAAGAAGAACTTGTTCGGATGAACTTTTCATCCCACAACAATTCAAACTAGACACATTTTTTCACACAGGGCGTGTCATTTGCACATAGATACGCCCGCCCCCCCAACAAAATTAAATACGGAGGATAGAAACTATGAATTTTTTGAAACGCGCCTTTTTAAGCGTGAAGGCTAGAAAAGGAAAATCAATTTTAATGTTATTTGTTTTGAGTGTCATTTTCGTCTTAGTTGTTTCGGGGTTATCGATTCAATCCGCTGCGGAAAAGTCATCTGATCTCGCTCGCGAACAATTAGGAGGAGAAGTGACGTTAGAATACGATGTACAAAAAGCGATGGAAAACACGGAAACAGACAGTGAAGCCGAAGGGCAACAGCGTCGAGCTCCCATCCAATCAAGTCCTATTCCAGTGGAACAAGCTGAAGACTTATTAAACTCTTCATACATTAAGTCATACAATTTTTATTCTAACTCCATTGCAATCGCAGAAAGTTTTGAACCTGTTGAGGAAGAAGTAGAAGAAGAGACAACGACAGAAAACACACGTTTCCAAAACGGACAAGGTGGAGGAAATGCGCGTTTTGAAGCAGACGTTACGACTCGAGGAGTAACATTCTCCGAAATATTATCGACGTTTACAGATGGAACGGCTACACTTCTTGAAGGTCGCCACATTACAGAAGAAGACGAAGGGGCTAACGTTGTTATGATTGAACAAACGTTAGCAGAAAATAACGAACTAGCTATCGGTGATACGATTACGATTTCATCAACGGAAGAAGAAGGAACTGAAGTGACATTAGAAATTGTAGGGATTTATGAAACGACAGCTACAACTGATGGACAGTTAGCAAGCTTTGCATTCTCAATTCCTAATAACGTCCTGTACGTACCTCACACAGTTTCCACTGCTTTAAAGGGAGAAGATTCCGCTGGTACGATTGACCAAGCTGTTTATTATATGGCAGACCCAGCTTATATCGATTCCTTCATTGAAGAAGCAGAAGCAAATGGTGTTGTTGACTTTACGCAGTACACATTAGATGCTAATGACCAACTTTATCAACAAATGGTCGGCCCAATCGAAAACGTCGCATCATTCTCGTCAAACACAGTATTCGTCATTACGATCGCTGGGGCCATTATTTTAAGCTTAATCGTCATGATGTCAATTCGTGAACGCACATATGAAATGGGCGTATTGCTAGCAATTGGTGAAAAGAAATGGAAGCTTATCGGACAATTTTTAGTTGAGATTATAATTATCGCTGCATTATCTCTTGGTGTGGCATCGGTTAGCGGAAATGTCATTGCTAATCAATTAGGGGAAGAGCTTTTATCCCAACAAATAACCCAAGTAGAAGAAGACCAAACCGTACCACAAGGATTCGGTAGAGGCGGAATGGGTCGACTCGGCTTGACTCAGACTACGCAAACATCTGTGGATCCAATTAGCGAGCTTTCCATCCAAGTATCAGGAGAAGAATTGCTCATTCTTGGCGGCATCGGCTTATTAATCGCGGTTATTTCGACGCTTATTCCGTCTTTATCCATCATCCGTTTACAACCGAAAACGATTTTAACAAAACAAGAATAGGAAGGGGATGCACGATGGCATTACTACAATTTCAAAACGTGAACTACTGGTATACGGAAAACCAACAAAAAAAGCATATTTTAAAAAATATGAACGTCAGCTTCGAACGCGGCCGATTTTATACGGTAATCGGCCCGTCCGGTTCTGGGAAGACGACCTTTCTTTCCCTTGCAGGCGGTCTCGACAAAACGAAAGAAGGCTCCATTCTCTATGAAGGAACAGATATTAAAAAAATTGGATTAACTGCATACCGAAATCAATACGTATCGATTGTTTTTCAAGCATACAATCTATTGCCATACATGACCGCATTGCAAAATGTCATAACAGCGATGGAAATAACAAAAACAACGGTGAAAGATAAAAAAGTACATGCCCTAAATTTATTGGCTAAAGTCGGCATTACAGAAGAACAGGCGAAACAGAAAGTATTAACGTTAAGTGGAGGGCAACAACAACGCGTATCCATCGCTCGTGCTTTAAGCTGTCAATCCGATTTAATCGTCGCCGACGAACCGACTGGAAACTTAGATGAAGATA comes from Bacillus kexueae and encodes:
- a CDS encoding response regulator transcription factor gives rise to the protein MKILIVEDNESVCSMLEMFFQKEQYEGTFIHDGLKALEAFDRDEWDLVILDWMLPGMDGVSICRKIREKSSVPIIMLTAKDSESDQVLGLEMGADDYVTKPFSPLTLMARIKAVTRRYQTKEEPVEKVVETQFFKLNQDTREVWLNGEKVTHVTPKEFELLQEFITHPKKVFTRDQLLERVWGYQYYGDERTVDVHVKRLRKKIALSNRPFIHTVWGVGYKFDESVVEDA
- a CDS encoding ABC transporter permease, whose protein sequence is MNFLKRAFLSVKARKGKSILMLFVLSVIFVLVVSGLSIQSAAEKSSDLAREQLGGEVTLEYDVQKAMENTETDSEAEGQQRRAPIQSSPIPVEQAEDLLNSSYIKSYNFYSNSIAIAESFEPVEEEVEEETTTENTRFQNGQGGGNARFEADVTTRGVTFSEILSTFTDGTATLLEGRHITEEDEGANVVMIEQTLAENNELAIGDTITISSTEEEGTEVTLEIVGIYETTATTDGQLASFAFSIPNNVLYVPHTVSTALKGEDSAGTIDQAVYYMADPAYIDSFIEEAEANGVVDFTQYTLDANDQLYQQMVGPIENVASFSSNTVFVITIAGAIILSLIVMMSIRERTYEMGVLLAIGEKKWKLIGQFLVEIIIIAALSLGVASVSGNVIANQLGEELLSQQITQVEEDQTVPQGFGRGGMGRLGLTQTTQTSVDPISELSIQVSGEELLILGGIGLLIAVISTLIPSLSIIRLQPKTILTKQE
- a CDS encoding ABC transporter ATP-binding protein, which gives rise to MALLQFQNVNYWYTENQQKKHILKNMNVSFERGRFYTVIGPSGSGKTTFLSLAGGLDKTKEGSILYEGTDIKKIGLTAYRNQYVSIVFQAYNLLPYMTALQNVITAMEITKTTVKDKKVHALNLLAKVGITEEQAKQKVLTLSGGQQQRVSIARALSCQSDLIVADEPTGNLDEDTAREIVKLFQRLAHEEQKCIIMVTHDQSIAAISDTVLKLSKGTFTVQESKIPSTAF